A stretch of DNA from bacterium:
CTATTTCCTTCTACCTGCCCGAGGCCGGGGAGGTCGAGCTGGCGGTGTACGACGCCGCGGGCCGCCGGGTGGCCACCCTGGCCGACGGTCAGCAAACGGCCGGTGAGCACGCGGTGGCCTGGGACGCCTCCGGTCACGCGCCGGGCGTCTACCTCTACCGCCTTACCGCGGGTGGCGCCGCCCTCGTCCGCCGCTTCGTCGTCAGCCGGTAAACCGGGAGAGTCGTCGGCGGCCCAGGGTGGCGATTCGTAGGGGAGGGTGTCTTAACCCACCCGTTTTTACCCTCACCCTAGCCCGTGCCTCGCAGGCCTCCCTAAAAGGGAGAGGGGACACACGGCAGCCTTTGTCCCGGGCTGTGATGATGTAGAGGCGGGCGTCCGCATCCGCTCTCTCAATTATCAAACGTATTGCGCTTAATGTAGGGCGGGGATTTTAATCCCCGCCGCTTTCACGCCTCGACCCTCACCCTAACCCGTGCCTCGCAGGCCTCCCTAAAAGGGAGAGGGGACATGTGGCAGCCCTCACCCCGGCCCGTGGGCGACCGCTCCTCCCACGGGGAGAGGAAAACCGCGGGCGACCGTGGACGGTCGCCCCTACGGGTGGGATTTGGAGGTATGTACGCAGGGGCGGGTTTTTTCCGTCACTCCAGGTTGTACCGCTTGCGCTTCTCTAAAAGGGTCTTACGGTTGATGCCCAGAATCTGGGCGGCCTCGGCCTTGTGACCGCTGGTCCTGGCCAGGACCGCCTTTATGTACTCCCGCTCCAGCTCGTCCAGGGAGAGCCCCTGAGCCACGGCGTGCCCCAGAAAGCCGTCCTCGGCGGCCAGGATGGTCTCCGGGAGGTTCTCCAGGGTGACGTTGACCTTATCGCCGTCGGTGAGCACGACGATGCGCTCGATTAAATTCTCCAGCTCGCGGACGTTGCCGGGCCAGGGGTAGCGTTCCAGGGCCTCGACCGCCTCCGGGGAGATGCCCACCAAGCGGCGGTTGAACCGCTGGCAGGTCCGCTCCAGGAGCTCCTTGGTGATGAGGATGATGTCGCCCTCGCGCTCGCGCAGCGGCGGCAGGGTGACGGGCACCACGTTGAGGCGGTAGAAGAGGTCGCGGCGAAAGCGCCCCTCCTCCATCTCCCGCTCCAGTTCGCGGTTGGTGGAGGCCACGATGCGGATGTCCACGTCGCGGACCTGGTTCTCGCCCAACCTCTCGAAGCGGTGCTCCTGGATGAGCCGCAGGATCTTGGCCTGGAGCGGCAGGTCCAGCTCGGAGATTTCGTCGAGGAAGAGGGTGCCGCCGTCGGCGTTCTCGACGCGGCCCGGCTTGTCGCGGTGGGCCCCGGTGAACGCCCCCTTCTTGTAGCCGAAGAGCTCGCTCTCCAGCAGCCCCTCGGGCAGGGCGGTGCAGTCTATCTTTACGAAGGGTCCGTCCCTCCGCTTGGAGTTGTAATGGATGGCCTTGGCCACCAGGTCCTTGCCGGTGCCGTTTTCCCCCCGTATTAAAACCGTGGAGTCCACGTCGGCCACCTTGGCGATGAGCTTGAAGACCTCCTGCATCTTCCTCGAGTTGCCGATGATGGTTTCGAAGGTGTAGCGGTCGGCCAACTCCCCCTTGAGCTCCCGGTTCTCGCGCAGGAGCTTACGCTTCTCCAGGGCGCGCTCGATCTGGACCAGGACCTCGTCGCGCTTGATCGGCTTGGAGAGGTAGTCCTCGGCGCCCCGGCGCATCGCCTCCACCGCCGTTTCCACGCTCCCCTGGCCGGTCATCATGATCACCGGCAGGTCCGCGTCCACCCCCTTGGCCTCCTGCAGGAAGGTGAGGCCGTCCATCCCCGGCATCACCAGGTCGGTGAAGACCACGCCGATTTCCTCTCCTCGGATGATGTTCAGCGCCTCGGCGCCCTGCGAGGCGGTCACAGGCTCGTAGCCGCCCTTCTTGATAATCGCGGACAGAAGGGCCAGGGTGGGCTGGTGGTCGTCTATGATAAGGATTTTCATGCATCCCCCGTGGCGGTTTGTTACATCACGGTAATAATGTAACACAGGGGGGAAATTGTATCCACCATCAGTTTATTAAAAAAAGGCGGACCCGGTGGCCCGCCCGTCGTAACCGTGGAATTTGGCGTCAGCCCTTTATCTCGTAGCGCCAGCCGAAAGGATCGGGCCTGGCCGCCGTCTGGATGCCCACCAGCTCGTCGTAGAGCTTCTGCCATCGCTCGTCGAAGGAGAAGGTCCAGCTCTTCTCGGGCCCCACGATTTCCTGCACCCAGGTTATCACCGCGGCGGTGCCGCAACAGGCCGCGGCGTCGAGCGTGTCCAGCTCCGCCAGCGGGATTTTCCGGGTTTCGGTGGGCCACTTGAAGAGCTTTTCCGCTATCTCCATGATCGAGCGGCGGGTGATCGAGGGGAGGATGGAATGCGATTCGGGGGTGACCAGCGCCTTCCCCTTGAGGCCGAGGAAGTTGGCCGCGCCTATCTCCTCGATGTAGGTGTGCTCCGCGGGGTCGAGGTAGAGCGCCTCGGCGTAACCGTGGCCCTTGGCCTCAAGTCCGGCGATGAAGCTGGCCGCGTAGTTGCCGCCGGCCTTTATATGACCCGTGCCCCGGGGCGCAGCCCGGTCGTGCTCGGAAACCCGGAAGCGCTTGCCCTGGTCGGGTCCGAACCCGCCCTTGAAGTAGGGCCCCACCGGGGTGACGAAGATGCGGAAGACGTAGCTCTTGGCCGGTTTGACGCCCACGTTGTCCCCGACGCCCAGGTAAAAGGGCCTCACGTATAGCGCCGCCCCGGATCCGAAGGGCGGCACGTAGGGCAGGTTGGCCAGCGTGACCTCCTCGATGCCCCGGATGAAGAGATCCTCGGGCACCGGAGGGCCCTGGAGGTACCGCGCCCCGTCGTTCATCCGACGGGCGTTCTCCAGGGGACGGAAGGCGTACACCTTGCCGTCGGAGCCGGACTGAACCTTCATCCCCTCGAAGAGCTCCTGGCCGTAGTGCAGCGCCTGGCTGCCTTCGGACAGGTGCATGACGCTGTCTTCCACGATCCCTCGCGTCCGCCAGATTCCGTGCTCGAACACCGCTTCGAAACGGTAGGGGCAGCGGAGGTAGTCGAAGCCGAGGTTCGAGAAGTCAAGCTCCGCCGTTTTCCCGCCGTTCAGGAAATAGTAGCGTGCTTTGTCCATCCCTTCTCCCGTCACGTTGAAGTTGGGGACGACCGACCCCGTCATGATAACCGATTCGCGCCGTCCTGACAACCCTGGGCGCCGTTTGCAAGATTTTGCAAAAAAGGATGAAATATGGTATAATCCGCAATTACTCAGATGTAATTTTTTGGAACAAAGGAGCGGAGGGAAGCGTAATACGTCAATCGCCGCCGCTACACAGACCGATTCCCGACCGCGCCATTGCGCAGCTTTTCACCCAGGGCTTGCTTTGGGAGTCGGCGGGATTGAGGAGTAGGTGGATTCCGCTGCGATTAATGAATACGAGATTAAGGATTTAGCCCCCGGCGGTGAATTTCGGAACTTATTTAAACCGGCAAGGACAACGAGATACAAAAAAACTTGACATTTATATGACTCCCGGTTAGCATCACGGTGCAGTCTAATCAAGCAAAACGCTGAGAGCGGATCCTCTATTAAGGTAGAACAAGGCTTTTTCTTCACTTATGAAGTTCCGAGGTCAGGATTCCTTAGGAGTGTCCTGATTCAATTCCAGCCGAGCAAACCCATATCCCTTTAGACCGGAGGTGGTGTCAAGAATGCGGAAATCGACCATGAGGTGGCTGGTTCTCGCCTTCGCCTTCGCCATCCTAGCCATCGTCCCCTTCGTAACCAGCTGCGGATACTCCAATGCTGAGCTGAAGGAGTACGACGTCGCGAAAGTTGGCAAGGTGAGCGCCGACAAGCGGCTGAAAGCCGCTGATGACGAGAACGCAAGCCTCAAGGCCAGAATCGAGCAGAAAGACGCGGAGCTCGTTCGGGCGAAAGAGAATCTTGCTCAGAAGAAGGCCGCATACGAGGAATGGGAGGCTTCCCGCTAAAATCGGGGAGTCCCTGCCTCACGAGAAGTTAACCGAAAACAGACAAACACATAGAGGAAGGGGGCGGTAAGTCCTTATGAAAAAATTCTTCCCGATCCTCCTGGTTATCCTCTTCGTTCTCCCGGCCTTCGCTCAGGGTGAAGTGGAACTCTCCGACGCGGAGAGGGATCGCATCAAGGCCGAACTAAATGCTGACGAAGAGACGACCGGATTGAGCCGCGAAGAGCTCGTCGCGAAGTACGACGGCGAGGCTGCCGACCTGAACGGCAAAGCTGCGCCCATCGAGGCCGAGAACGAGGCGCTGCGCACTCGTCTGAACGACCTCGAGAAGCAGATCCAGGATGTCAACGCCGAAGCCCGCAAGTACGAGATTCCCGTCGAGCCGCCGAAGAAGTACGACACCTACGTCGTAGTCGACGGTGACTGCCTCTGGATGATCGCCGAGAACGTTTGGGGTTGGCAGCGTTGCGCCGAATGGCCGCGGATTTATGAGGTCAACAAGGACCTCATCAAGGACCCGGACCTTATCTATCCCGGCTGGAGCCTCAACATCCCCCTCGATAAGTGATCATCTTCGATAAAAAGGGGCCCGAAGGGGCCCTTTTTTGTAGAACAAAGCAACGAATTTCACTGTGAGAGCGTTCACTTCACCGACCGGATTCCAGGGGCCCGAAAGGGCCCTTTTTTTGAGCCCGAAGTGTATGTGGCGTTACATGAGGAGAGGATGATAGCTTGATAAAAAGGGGTCCGAAAGGGCCCTTTTTTGCAGAACAAAGAATCAACGAATTACCCTGTGAGTGCGTTCACTTCACCGACCGGATTCCAAGGGCCCGAAAGGGCCCTTTTTCACGGCTTGGATGCGCGGTCTGGATTTTTTAAATTGCCGCCGTCCCCACCTCGACCGGGAGGGGGACGAATCGCACCCCGTGCGGGTCGCGACCCTCGCCGCCTTGACAACCCACCCCCTCTTAAGCTAACTTCTCCCTGCTGCGCAGCGGGCGATTAGCTCAGTTGGTTAGAGTGCTTGCTTGACATGCAAGAGGTCACTGGTTCGATTCCAGTATCGCCCACCACGGGCCCGGGAGGGCCCGCTTTTTTAAGGACGAGAGACGAGCCGGACCCTGAGCGGCGCTCGAATCGGAGCGGGGCGGCTCGTCGGGCGGCTTGGAGGACACTCTTCTTTTTAAATCCGAACGGGCGGGACCGCGTCCCCACACGATGGGGTGAGCCGACACTCCAGTTCGGAACCGCGCCCCCCCGGGCGTCGTAAACCAACCGTGTCCTTGACCGGCCGGACCGTCCCTGCTAAGATGCCGTCGTGAGCCTACCGTCAGGAGCCAGCCGATGCGCGCCTTCGTAACAGCAGTCCTCTTGGCATCCATCGCCGCGGGAGCCCAGCCCTGCGCCGTCGAAAAACCGAGCGAACCGAGCGAAGCGAGCTACGCCCCCGGCGAAACGGCGCCGACGCCCGACTCCTCCCCCTACGTCCTCTTGGTCGCGGACGAGGAGGACGGGGTGGACTTCCCCCAGCACTTCTACTCGGGCTACGAGACCCTCCTCACGGCTTTGGGCATCGAGTACAACCTGTGGGATCACAGCGTGAGCGGCGAGCCGGCCCAGGATGACCTCACCCCCTACGACGTGGTCATCTGGGTGACCGGCAACTCCTGTGGGCGTCCCGCCTCGGACCCCGTATACGGCCACTCGGCACTGTCTTTGACCGAGGAAGAGACCCTGCGCCGGTGGCTGGCCACCGACGGCGGCCGGGGGCTGATGCTCTCCGGGATGTGGATAGGCTGGAACGGCGTCGCCGACGCCGACGACGAGGACCAGATACCCAGCCCCTTCTTCGACTGGTACGTCGGTCTGGACTACCCCCGCGACAACTTCACCGACTGGATCGAGGTGGACGACGACTGGTCCCTCGAACCCACGGACAGCGCCCGGTTCATCACTGAATCCTACGACATCAAATGGGTGTCTACCGAGAATTACCCCGACCAGCTCGAGTCCGCCGTGGGGTGGACCGAGGCCCACTGGACCGACCCCGACGGCGCCCATCATCACAAGGCCGTCATCGCCAACGAGGGCTACAACTGGCGGACGGTTCTTTTTGCCTGTCCCCTCGAGGCCATTTCCGGGGAGACCAACCGCCGGGACATCCTGGACCGGGTTCTGGTGTGGTTTATGGAGGGCGATGAGAGCGTGGTCGAGTCGAGCTGGGGGGAGATAAAAGCCCGGGAGTGGTAGATAGAAGTGGAGGCAAGGGGTTTTGCCAGGGGCATAGCTTGCTTCGCTCGGTTAAACCCCTTGTCTCTTCCGTGGAATAGGCGCATGGGTTTCATCTTCACCATCGGTTACGAGGGCGCGTCCCTCGTTTCTTTTATTGGAACGCTTAAGCACGAAGGTATAGCGGCGCTCCTCGACGTCCGGCGCGACCCCTGGTCCCGCCGTCCCGACTTCCGAAAGCGCGGGCTGGAGCCGGCCTTGGCCGCCGCCGACATCGCCTACCGTCACGAGCCGCGGCTCGGGGTGCCCAAGGAGGTGCGGGAGCGCTTCCGCGACGGGACGGACCCCGCGGGTTTCGCCGGGGCGTTACTCGCTTCGCTTCGTTTCGCCGCCTGGTACGCCGCCGAGGTGCTGGGAAAAAACCAAGACCTTTTGCGGGAGCTGTCCGAATCAGTCAAGTCGACGCCGATCGCTCTTCTCTGCTACGAGGCCGACCCGGCCCGTTGCCACCGGGGCCTGCTGGCCCTGGAGCTCGCCAGCCTGACCGGCCTCCCCATCCGACACCTCACCCCGGCGACGACGGCGCAGCAGCCGTAAAATTTGGAACTTCGGTACGCCCGCCTTCGTTTAAATTACTGATTTACCTCCCCCGAATGCGAAGGAAGTGAGCAAGATGGACTCCGTGGAAGAACTGGCCCTGAAGAAGTGGAAGGTCTTGACCTTCACTTTAGCCGCCCTGGTTCTCGGTTTAGGCGTGTTCCTGACGATCATGTACGTGAACGGCCCCCGCGAGGAGGCCCCCGCGGCGACGAGCACCGTGCAGGCCATCAACCCCGATGACCTGCCCAGATTCGCCGATACGAACAAGGCCTTCGTGGCCGTGGCCCAGGTGGTCGGCCCGGCGGTGGTGCAGGTGCAGACGGTGACCAAGGTCACCGGCTCCTCCTTCCCGGGTTTCGATATGAACCCCCCCGGTTTCCCCGGCGGTGACCCGTTCCAGTTCTTCTTCGGCCCCCACGGCGGGCAGGAGAAGGATTACTACGCCGAGGGGAACGGCTCGGGGGTCATCGTTTCCTCCGAGGGCTACATTCTGACAAACAATCACGTGGTGGAGGGGGCGAAGGAGATCCACGTCGCCCTGACCGACGGGCGCGAGTTCGACGCCACGGTCGTCGGCGTGGATCCCTCCTCCGACATCGCCGTGATTAAGATCGAGGCCGAGGGGTTGCCCGTGGCGCCCCTAGGAAATTCCGACGACCTCCAGGTTGGGGATTGGGTGGTTGCCCTGGGCAGCCCCTTCGGCCTTGAAAACACGGTCACGGCCGGGATAGTGAGCGCCACCGGTCGGACGAACATGCGCCTGGCGGACTACGAGGACTTCATCCAGACCGACGCCGCCATCAACCCGGGCAACTCCGGCGGCGCCCTGGTCAACCTCTCCGGCCAGGTCGTGGGCATCAACACCGCCATCGCCAGCCGCACCGGCGGCTACATGGGTGTGGGCTTCGCCATTCCGGTCAACCAGGCCAGGGATGTCATGGACCAGCTCATCGAGACCGGGACGGTGACGCGGGGCTGGCTGGGGGTTTCCATCCAGGACGTCACCCCGGCGCTGCGCGAGACCCTCGGGCTGAAGGATACCGTGAAGGGCGCGCTGGTGGGCGAGGTCATGCCCGACACCCCGGCCGGGCAAGCCGGGCTTAAGGTCGGCGACGTCGTCGTCGGGATGGACGGCAGGGCGGTGACGGACGCCAACGATCTGCGGAACCGCGTCGCGACCGTCCGCCCCGGTAAAACGGTGCGTCTGGAGCTGCTCCGCGACGGCGACGAGCGGACCGTGACGGTGACCGTCGGCGAGCGGCCCTCCGATTTGACCCCGGTTGCCTCCACCACGCCCGGCGGGCCGCCCACGAGAGGCGGGAAGGAAACCGTCCGCGGCATCACCGTGGGTTCCCTGACCTCCGACCTCAAGTCCCAGCTGGGCTACGACGGCAACACCGGCGTCGTGGTTTTGGACGTGGGGGGCTACGGCGGGGCCGCGCGGGCCGGCATCTCGCCCGGCATGGTCATCCTCAAGGTAGACGGCGTCTGTGTGAACGACCCCGGGGAGTTCGGTAAGATCGTCGCAAAAACTAGTGGACCGCTGCTGCTCTACGTCTGGAGCCACGGCGGGCGGAGCTTCGTCGCCCTGCCCGAGGAAGTAGAGTAGGGTCCGAAGGGGAGGGGAGTGGGCGTGCGCCGTTTCCGGTGGGTGATAGGGCTGGCGGTGATCGTGCCC
This window harbors:
- a CDS encoding T9SS type A sorting domain-containing protein, giving the protein ISFYLPEAGEVELAVYDAAGRRVATLADGQQTAGEHAVAWDASGHAPGVYLYRLTAGGAALVRRFVVSR
- a CDS encoding sigma-54 dependent transcriptional regulator yields the protein MKILIIDDHQPTLALLSAIIKKGGYEPVTASQGAEALNIIRGEEIGVVFTDLVMPGMDGLTFLQEAKGVDADLPVIMMTGQGSVETAVEAMRRGAEDYLSKPIKRDEVLVQIERALEKRKLLRENRELKGELADRYTFETIIGNSRKMQEVFKLIAKVADVDSTVLIRGENGTGKDLVAKAIHYNSKRRDGPFVKIDCTALPEGLLESELFGYKKGAFTGAHRDKPGRVENADGGTLFLDEISELDLPLQAKILRLIQEHRFERLGENQVRDVDIRIVASTNRELEREMEEGRFRRDLFYRLNVVPVTLPPLREREGDIILITKELLERTCQRFNRRLVGISPEAVEALERYPWPGNVRELENLIERIVVLTDGDKVNVTLENLPETILAAEDGFLGHAVAQGLSLDELEREYIKAVLARTSGHKAEAAQILGINRKTLLEKRKRYNLE
- a CDS encoding branched-chain amino acid aminotransferase — encoded protein: MDKARYYFLNGGKTAELDFSNLGFDYLRCPYRFEAVFEHGIWRTRGIVEDSVMHLSEGSQALHYGQELFEGMKVQSGSDGKVYAFRPLENARRMNDGARYLQGPPVPEDLFIRGIEEVTLANLPYVPPFGSGAALYVRPFYLGVGDNVGVKPAKSYVFRIFVTPVGPYFKGGFGPDQGKRFRVSEHDRAAPRGTGHIKAGGNYAASFIAGLEAKGHGYAEALYLDPAEHTYIEEIGAANFLGLKGKALVTPESHSILPSITRRSIMEIAEKLFKWPTETRKIPLAELDTLDAAACCGTAAVITWVQEIVGPEKSWTFSFDERWQKLYDELVGIQTAARPDPFGWRYEIKG
- a CDS encoding LysM peptidoglycan-binding domain-containing protein, with protein sequence MKKFFPILLVILFVLPAFAQGEVELSDAERDRIKAELNADEETTGLSREELVAKYDGEAADLNGKAAPIEAENEALRTRLNDLEKQIQDVNAEARKYEIPVEPPKKYDTYVVVDGDCLWMIAENVWGWQRCAEWPRIYEVNKDLIKDPDLIYPGWSLNIPLDK
- a CDS encoding DUF488 domain-containing protein; its protein translation is MGFIFTIGYEGASLVSFIGTLKHEGIAALLDVRRDPWSRRPDFRKRGLEPALAAADIAYRHEPRLGVPKEVRERFRDGTDPAGFAGALLASLRFAAWYAAEVLGKNQDLLRELSESVKSTPIALLCYEADPARCHRGLLALELASLTGLPIRHLTPATTAQQP
- a CDS encoding Do family serine endopeptidase, which produces MDSVEELALKKWKVLTFTLAALVLGLGVFLTIMYVNGPREEAPAATSTVQAINPDDLPRFADTNKAFVAVAQVVGPAVVQVQTVTKVTGSSFPGFDMNPPGFPGGDPFQFFFGPHGGQEKDYYAEGNGSGVIVSSEGYILTNNHVVEGAKEIHVALTDGREFDATVVGVDPSSDIAVIKIEAEGLPVAPLGNSDDLQVGDWVVALGSPFGLENTVTAGIVSATGRTNMRLADYEDFIQTDAAINPGNSGGALVNLSGQVVGINTAIASRTGGYMGVGFAIPVNQARDVMDQLIETGTVTRGWLGVSIQDVTPALRETLGLKDTVKGALVGEVMPDTPAGQAGLKVGDVVVGMDGRAVTDANDLRNRVATVRPGKTVRLELLRDGDERTVTVTVGERPSDLTPVASTTPGGPPTRGGKETVRGITVGSLTSDLKSQLGYDGNTGVVVLDVGGYGGAARAGISPGMVILKVDGVCVNDPGEFGKIVAKTSGPLLLYVWSHGGRSFVALPEEVE